TAGTCGCGATCATCGGGGTGGATAATCTGCATGAACCCTTCGCTGGTCGTGACAAATTGATCGCGTTCGTAACCGAGTAACTCGTACAAGTGATCGGACCATGTCACATGATTCGACGCGATATCCCAGTGCCACGACCCCAATCGGCCAGCACGAAACGCCAGATCCAGGTCCTCGCGTTGTTTGGCCACCACACGCTCTGCTTCCTTGCGGTCGGCTACATCTAAAAATGTCACGACGCAGCCAATGGTTTTGCCGTCGCGGATCATTGGATAAGACCAATACTCGACATCAAAGGATGTCCCATCCGCTCTCCAGAAAATCTCGTCATCGACATGGACCTTAGCCCCGACGCGAAATGCCTCGTAGATATGACATTCGTCGTTGGGACAATGGGTACCATCGCGACGCGTGTGATGGATCAGCTGATGCATCTGTTTGCCGACAAGTTCGTCGGCAGCGTCAAAACCCAATAGTTTCGCGCACGATGCATTGGCGAACGTGCAGATGCCATCGGGATCGATGCCGTAGATGCCTTCGGCGGTGGAATTTAGCAGTGCAACGATTCGTTCATCGCGATCAAAGATCGTTTGCACGAATTGTTTGTGTTCGGTGATGTCACGCAGATACGCGGTAAAAAAAGGAGATCCGTCGCGTGATTTCGTCGCATTGATGGCCAGTTCGACCGGGAATTGTTCCCCGTTGGACCGCTGGGCCGTCAATTCGATCCGATGACCGATGACCTTGGATTGGCCGGACGCCAAATACCGCTGCAGTCCGCGGGTGTGCGCGTCGCGGAATTCTTCCGGAATGATGGTTTCGGCTAACAAACGTCCTTTCACGTCGTGTTGTTTGTAACCGAAGGTTTGCTCGGCAGCCGGATTGAAATCCACGATCCGGCCATCGACGTCCATGGTGATGATCGAATCCAGGGCCGATGCCAAGATGGCCGATTTGCGAGCCTCTTCGTCACGCAGGTTCACATCGGCTTGGCTGTGGCGAATGAATTGTCCCAATTCGATCCCAATCGATTGCAACATCGCCAAAAACGGTGGTTCGAATCGTCGAGAGCGGCGGGAAAAAATTTCGATCACGCCAAAGAAATCGCTGCCCACCACGATCGGCATCGCCATCGCATGCGTCAATCCCGCCTCGATCGCGTGCGTGCGAGAGAAATTCGTATCGGCCGACAACTTTTCAATCGAATGGACGCTCATCGATTGCCAAACACGGCCGGGCAACCCCTGGCCTTTGCTGAACTGAAACGCTTGGTTTTTAGCGGCAACTTGCTCCATCTCGGCGTCATGTGGTCCTACCGAGACATCCGTGCAATGCAGTGTTTGGTGCTGAGCGTCCGGTAGCCAGACCGCACAGATATCGGCCCTCAATGATTCACGAATCGCTTTGAGCACCTTGGGAACCGCAGTGTCAAACGACTTTGCTTCGGCCAGCAAACGGATGACGTTGTGTTCGGTGGTCATGCGAATCGACGCCTGCTTTTGCAGCGTGATGTCGATGAAGGTCAGGATCAACCCGTCGGCGGTTTCGCCACGCATGTATGGCAGCACGCGTCGCAGGAACCACCGTCCGTCATACGTTTCGATCTCGTCTTCGATTCGTCCACCATTGGCCGACAGATCCTTGGCATCGGGGATGGCGGGCATCTCGACCGCGACATGCGAAATGTCATCGAGCGGCCGTCCAATATCGCTGTCGATTAGACGATAAATCTGAGCGGCTGCTGGCGAGTACCAAATCGTGTTTTGCTTGGCATCTAAACAGATCGTTGCAATTTGGGTGCTGCGGAACAGGTTCTCGAGATCGCTATTGATGTTGGCGATGGCATCTCGGCTGGCACGAATCTCTTCACGCGACGTTTCCAGTTCTTCGTTTGCCGAATGCAACTCTTCGTTCATCGACAACAATTCTTCGTTAGACGACTTCAGCTCTTCGTTGGTCGCCTCCATATCCTGCATCGTCTGTTCAAGATCACTGCGAGTGGTCTCGAGTTCGCGTTCAATTTGAACAAGCAGCGAGTCGGTGTCGGGATGAAGTTCAGGGGGAAGCCGGTCCTCGCTCTCGTCACGCCGAATGGGCAGGCCAACATCATGAAAGACGACCAAGAATAGCGGAGTGTCTTCGCCCAGGCGTGGCATCGGTTGGACGGTCAACATCACACGTTGAACTTGATCGCCCTCACGTAGCGACAAATTTTCGTGCTGGACTCGGCGGCTGGTTCGTTTGGCTTCCGATATCGCGGCGCGCAAACCGATTTGCAATCCACTTGCCGCCATTTTGACAATGTTGTTTTCAAACGGCCCCGCAGTCAGATTCAGGTATTTTTTAATATTGGGCGACGTGGTCAACACTTTTCCCGATTCGTCAATGACCGCCGATTTCGGCGTGAACTCATCGAGCACAATTCGCTGCATCATGTCGGTCAAATCGACCGAGGAATCGGGTGTCATCGGCGATGGCGAAGCGGTCGTCGCCCGCGGCAAGAACCCGGTGGCGGTGGCCGATCCAATGGCCGTCCCTTTCCGCTGGGAAATGCGAGATTTGGCGTCGATTGGGCGAAACAATTCGCCATGCGAGGCGATGCTTTCGCTGGGACCGAGGAACAGAAAACCCGACGGCCGCAGCGCATAGTGAAATAGCGGGATCAGTTTCTTCTGCAGATGCGGTCCAAGGTAGATCAGCAGATTGCGACACGAGATCAGATCGAGGCGCGAAAACGGAGGATCGCTGATCAGATTGTGAATTGAAAACAGCACCAGCTCGCGAATCTCTTTGGAAACGTGATACTGGGTGCCCTGTTTGACGAAAAAACGTTTCAGTCGCGCGGGGGTGATCTGGTCGCGGATCCCAGCCGGGTACGTGCCGCGGCGGGCAATGGCTAACGAACGCTCGTCAATGTCGGTAGCAAAGATTTGCAGCTTGGGCGGATCCGCTAATTCGTCCATCACTTCGCGGCACAAGATCGCCATCGTGTACGCTTCCGCACCGTTGGCGCATCCGGCCACCCAAATGCGCACGCTGTCGTTTGGGTCACGGTTTTCAAAGAGTTTCGGCAAGACTTGGTGGCGGAGCGTTTCAAAGGCTTCGGGATCGCGGAAAAACGCGGTGACACCAATCAACAAGTCTCGAAACAGTGCATGGATCTCGTCGTGATGGTGTTGCAGATAATCAACGTATTGATCCACCGATGCGATCTTTCGCAATTGCATTCGTCGCTGGATACGACGCTGCAGTGTACTGGATTTGTAGTGCTGGAAATTATGCGAAGTGACCTTCTTTAGACTTTCGGCGATCACCGGAATCGCTGCTTCAATCTGCTGCTGCAATTGGTCCACGGAAACCGTCGCGACTTCCGTCGAGATATGGTTGGCATAACGCCGCAGTTCCCCTGCAATTTCGCGAGGCGGGATCACGTGATCCGCCACGCCCGTGACGGCGGCACTACGAGGCATCGAGTCGAATTTGGCGGATACAGGGTCTTGTGCAAACGTCAAACCGCCTCGATCGCTGATCGCTTTCAAACCGAGCGTGCCATCGCTGCCAGTGCCCGAGAGGATCACGCCGAGACCTCGGTGTTGCTGGTCCTCGGCAAGCGAATGGAGAAAATGATCGATGGTCGCGGTGCGGTGCACCTCCTCTTCGGATGGACGGACGCGAACCGAACCGCGGTTGATGTCAAGCAATTTGTGCGGCGGGCAAACGTAGACCGTGTTCACCCTTAACTCAGTGCCATCGGTCAGTTCCAACACTTGCATCGAGGTGGATTTCGATAGCAAGTCGACCAATAGCGATTTGCTTTGCGGATCGAGATGTTGGACGAACACGATGGCCATCCCCGGAGCGTCTCCGAGTGCCGTCAATAATTCCTGGAATGCTTCGAGTCCTCCGGCCGAAGCGCCCACGCCGACAATCAATGGCAACTTATCGTCGACGCGATTTCGCTCCGTTTTATTCTTAGGATTCATAGGCTTTTACCTTGCCATCGGGCACATCGTGCCACCGCAGCTCGTCGGATTACCCCACATGGTCTCGCTCGCGTTTTTGCAACTCCGCCGTCGCAGGCCGCATCGAGGTCGCACTTGTTGATGAAATTCACTCGTGCTCGCGTTTTGCGACGATCGCTGCGAGAAACGCGTCAAGGTCTTCTTGCCGGTAATAGCGATAGCCGGTCACCGGATGACGCGTTGGAACCAATCGCCCTGATTTATCCCAGTTCCGCAAAGTTTCGGCAGTCACGCTCAAATATTCTGCCGCTTCGCCAACCCGAAGCATTCCATCGAGCTTTCCCACCATCGATTTGACACCCATCGCAGCACCTTCCAAACCTTACAAACGTTGAGACGATGTCAAATTGAATACGGTGAAGGCGTTTTGGTCAATTCCCCCCATGTTTTGGGCGTGAGCTCGCTGCGAACAATTCCTCGGGGACAAATCTCCCCGAGGACAAATCTCGCTGGGGACAAATCTCTCTGGGGACAAATCTCTCTGGGGACAAATCCCAGTTCTACAGCGTGGCAAGGTCCACGTTGCGGATGCGAGAGCCGTAGTACTTCTTGTACCGAACCTTGCGTTGTAAATCGCGAATGATCGCGGCGGTGAAATCGACTCCCGTCAATTGTTGGCTGCTGCCGAGACCGCCGGGGCTAAACACGTTGATCTCCATCAGTTTGTCATCGACGATATCCAGCCCCACCAAGAACATCCCGTCGCGGACGAGTTTCGGACGCACCATCTCGACCAACTCGAGCATTTGGTTGGTCACTTCGGCCGCCTCGCTTTTGCCGCCCGAATGCATGTTGCTTCTCGCATCGCCCGTTTTATTGACGCGGCGAAACGCGGCATACGCGCCGTCATGCCACAGCGGGCGTCCATTCATGACAAACAATCGGACATCGCCATCGACCGCGGCTGGCAAATACTCTTGCACGATACAGTATCCATCACGCAGCACCGCTTCGATCATTTGGTTGCGGTTTGCTTTCTCGTCCTCATGGATCAGAAACACACTTTGGCCGCCGGAACCCTGCAGCGGTTTGATTACCACTTTGCCATTTTGCGATTCGATGAACGCATTGATCTGTTTGATGTCGCGGCTGATACAAGTTTTAGGGCGGACTTCTTCGGGGAAGTGCTGAAAATAGGTTTTGTTGATCGCATTGGCTAGATTTTCAGGATCGTTCAGCACGATCACGCCTCGTGATGCAGCGAGTTGCCCGAACAAGATGCCGCTGGTTTGAGCCCAGGGACGCTCGGCAGCATCGTCCGACGGATCGTTGCGAAGCAGCAGGACGTCGAGGTCGTCAAGTGAAATCCGAACGCCATCGGATTCCTTGTCTTGAAGTTCGCCCATGAAGTTTTCCAAGGATTCGTAGTGCTCGCCATTGACCGTTCGCGCGGTCGCGTGAACGGCTCCATCAGGCGCGTACACAAAATCGCCCACGCCGAGCGTGTAGACATGATGTCCCATATTCACTGCGGTCATTGCCAACCGCGTGGTGGTGTACGCCGCTTGTTCGGTCATTACATCATTAACAACAAAGCCAATCTTCATCGGTCGGTCTCCATAAGATCAAGGACCGACTTGCCCCGACAGGCTTCAAGCCGATCACGGATGCGAGCGTCGTTCCAGAAACGAGGTAAGATACGTGATGGGGTAATGATTCCACGTCGCCGCAGTTCTTGCACATACGGCACGTGTTGCAGACCAATTTTGCCCACGTACAGCGGTTCGATCTCGTGCCCCGCCCCGAGATAGTCGAGCAAATCACGCAACCCCCGCAGATAAATCAAATCCTTGGTATAGCCGCCACCGCGGTACACCCGAAGCGTGGTGGTAAAGGAAGTATGTGGAGCAAAACGATATTTTTTGTGCAGCAAGCGAAACGTTTCGACAAACGATTTGCCGGTGACCATCGAATCAACCGCGATCACCCGCGCAGCCAAGGTTCGCAGACGCCGTTTCGTTAAACCGCCACACAAATATTCCGCCAGCACGGCAAGCCCCTCTTGCAATTCCTCGTAACCAGCCAGGCCAGCGTAGAGTTGTTGGAAGGGTTGGCAGCGGCCGTTGAAATAGGTCAGCAAATGGGTGCCGATCTCGTGATGCAGCAACGATTCCACTCGCTTTTTAGCAAGTTTGATTTTGCTCGAAATCAACAATCGGTCTTGCGAGACCATGATGCCTGAGGCGATGGCATCCGAGACCTCCACGACCGCAGTGAACTCATTCATCTTGGTGTGGTAATAGTCGATTTCATCATGCGCTCGCTGAACGATCTGTTCGCTGACCATGCAGCGAGCCGATTTGGATTTGGGTTTTGCGGTTGGATGGATCGTTTGCAGAATGTCTTTGGCCAACGTCAACAGTGACTGCTCAGGGCGACCGTACAGCTGCAAACTCGTGCTCAAAAATGGCGATGGATGCGTAAACGGCTTTGATTTTTCCGGTTGGTCGAGATCACGCAGGGCGGTCAGTTGGCGATCGAGTTCGTTTTGTTTCTCCCAGAACAGATGAGCAAGCGTGGGGTCTTCGACGCGTTCAATTTCGATATCGAACAGACGACGCTTCAGGACGTTGGGGTGATACGGCAGCGGCCGATAGTAAAGTGGTGGCAATTCACAATAGCCGTTGTCATGAAACTGTTGCCAAGCCTCGTCGGCATTGGTCGGCGTGACTTGTAGCAAAAAGTCAAACGATTCCGAAACGTTACAGAGTTGTTGGTCGATTAAACGTGTCGCTTTGACAAGCGACGAGGGGCCAAGCGATTCGAAGTGGACTTTCGCCGACGGGTCATGGCTGCCTGTGAACTCGGCAATCGTTTTGCGAAGCGCGGTGGCGAGTTGGCGACGAAACGATTGCAAGACAACTGGGTAAAGGGATCCGTTGCGGGCGTCGCGATACACTGGTTTGACCGCGATGCCGATGGTGCAACAGCCTGCGTTGGCCTCGCGATTGCATTGGGCCGCAAGCGACGCGGTGTCCGGCGGCCCGATGATCCCATCGCTTCGCTTGGTGACGGTGCCGCGACGGCCGTGAATCGAAATCTCCTTGAGTGAATTTTCCAACACTTCCATCGTCGACGGCAACGCATCCAAGTCGGGCGAGACAATTTCGAAACTCGGACGAATCGAAGTCACGCTGTGTGATGCGTCCGAACTCCAGATTTCGACGAACAAGAACGTGCCAAAGTGTTCTTGCATAATGCCGCCAATTCCCGTCGTCAACGTCACCAGCCCCGAATGGTACTTTGGGTCGGCGGACGAAAATAAATAGGCCGCCTCGGTGGTCACCAATTCGCGGGTGCCCACGTCCTCGCGACCGACTGGCGAGCGATAGACGCACAGGAAGGGAAGTTGCCGATCAAATTTTAATCGGCCATCCCCAGGTAGCGTCCGCCGCACCCGATCGTTTTTCGACAGCCGAGCGCATACGGCATCGGTAATCGCATCAAATTCTGATTCGATCCGGTCGAGTCTCGTTTGCGGTGGCGTGCTAGTGGGTTTCACAGTTGTCTCAATGCAGTTTGAACGCCTGGCAAAGTGGACTCTAACGCTTTGTAGATACACTCCACCTCATCGGGGTCGGCTTCGCCTTCCCATTCATCCATAAAGAACTTTTTGAACT
The nucleotide sequence above comes from Novipirellula caenicola. Encoded proteins:
- a CDS encoding MerR family transcriptional regulator, which translates into the protein MGVKSMVGKLDGMLRVGEAAEYLSVTAETLRNWDKSGRLVPTRHPVTGYRYYRQEDLDAFLAAIVAKREHE
- a CDS encoding glutathione synthetase — encoded protein: MKIGFVVNDVMTEQAAYTTTRLAMTAVNMGHHVYTLGVGDFVYAPDGAVHATARTVNGEHYESLENFMGELQDKESDGVRISLDDLDVLLLRNDPSDDAAERPWAQTSGILFGQLAASRGVIVLNDPENLANAINKTYFQHFPEEVRPKTCISRDIKQINAFIESQNGKVVIKPLQGSGGQSVFLIHEDEKANRNQMIEAVLRDGYCIVQEYLPAAVDGDVRLFVMNGRPLWHDGAYAAFRRVNKTGDARSNMHSGGKSEAAEVTNQMLELVEMVRPKLVRDGMFLVGLDIVDDKLMEINVFSPGGLGSSQQLTGVDFTAAIIRDLQRKVRYKKYYGSRIRNVDLATL
- a CDS encoding flavohemoglobin expression-modulating QEGLA motif protein; its protein translation is MKPTSTPPQTRLDRIESEFDAITDAVCARLSKNDRVRRTLPGDGRLKFDRQLPFLCVYRSPVGREDVGTRELVTTEAAYLFSSADPKYHSGLVTLTTGIGGIMQEHFGTFLFVEIWSSDASHSVTSIRPSFEIVSPDLDALPSTMEVLENSLKEISIHGRRGTVTKRSDGIIGPPDTASLAAQCNREANAGCCTIGIAVKPVYRDARNGSLYPVVLQSFRRQLATALRKTIAEFTGSHDPSAKVHFESLGPSSLVKATRLIDQQLCNVSESFDFLLQVTPTNADEAWQQFHDNGYCELPPLYYRPLPYHPNVLKRRLFDIEIERVEDPTLAHLFWEKQNELDRQLTALRDLDQPEKSKPFTHPSPFLSTSLQLYGRPEQSLLTLAKDILQTIHPTAKPKSKSARCMVSEQIVQRAHDEIDYYHTKMNEFTAVVEVSDAIASGIMVSQDRLLISSKIKLAKKRVESLLHHEIGTHLLTYFNGRCQPFQQLYAGLAGYEELQEGLAVLAEYLCGGLTKRRLRTLAARVIAVDSMVTGKSFVETFRLLHKKYRFAPHTSFTTTLRVYRGGGYTKDLIYLRGLRDLLDYLGAGHEIEPLYVGKIGLQHVPYVQELRRRGIITPSRILPRFWNDARIRDRLEACRGKSVLDLMETDR